From Calothrix sp. PCC 6303, a single genomic window includes:
- the rimM gene encoding ribosome maturation factor RimM (Essential for efficient processing of 16S rRNA): MDQTTGNFVRKKQKAREAKKIKKSQKPFSPIADSFLDGWLAIGTIVAPQGLRGEMRVYPDTDFPERFEEPGKRWLLKANSKQPEAIELTSGRYIEGKNLYVITIKGINDCNQVEELRGCKLLVPEDDRPPLGENEHHIADLIGLQVFMQTSGDYIGKIIRLIPAGNYLLEIQPQPDSSQEETVNNQPRKNILIPFVKEIVPVVDLVAKRVEITPPEGLLEIND; this comes from the coding sequence ATGGATCAAACAACGGGAAACTTCGTCAGGAAAAAACAAAAAGCTAGAGAAGCAAAAAAAATTAAGAAAAGTCAAAAACCCTTTTCCCCTATTGCTGATTCCTTTTTAGATGGTTGGTTAGCCATTGGCACAATCGTGGCACCCCAAGGACTGCGGGGAGAAATGCGAGTATATCCTGATACTGACTTTCCCGAAAGATTTGAAGAACCTGGAAAGAGATGGTTATTAAAAGCCAACTCAAAACAGCCGGAAGCCATAGAACTCACATCTGGACGCTACATTGAAGGCAAAAACCTCTACGTAATTACCATCAAAGGCATCAACGACTGCAACCAAGTAGAAGAATTACGCGGCTGTAAACTACTAGTACCAGAAGACGATCGTCCCCCACTAGGAGAAAACGAGCATCATATCGCAGACCTCATTGGTTTACAAGTCTTCATGCAAACATCCGGTGACTATATTGGTAAAATAATTCGGTTAATTCCAGCAGGAAATTACCTACTAGAAATTCAACCACAGCCAGATAGCAGTCAAGAAGAGACAGTAAATAATCAACCCAGAAAAAACATTTTAATTCCCTTTGTCAAAGAAATAGTTCCAGTAGTAGATCTCGTCGCAAAACGTGTAGAGATTACACCACCAGAAGGATTATTAGAAATCAACGACTAA